TAACATATTTTATACTCAAGTAGCTCTGGCTTTTCTTTTATGCTCTGCTGTCTCAACCCCGACTGTGAAAAACCTGATAACGAAGAAAGTCAAAAATACTGCCAAAACTGCGGTACACCTTTGATACCTTTATTGCGGGGGCACTACCGTATCCTGAGACGATTGTCAGAGGAGGGTGGATTTGGCTTGACTTATTTAGCAGAAGATGTGGATAGACTGAATGAAGTCTGTGTGGTTAAACAATTAGCACCAAAGTTCCATGGTACATCTGCTCTAAAAAAAGCAGTTGAGTTATTTAAAGAAGAAGCGCAAAGATTACAGCAACTCGGAGAACATCCACAAATACCCCGCCTCCTAGCATATTTTGAACAGGAAAACCATCTATATTTAGTTCAAGAATTTATTGATGGTGAGAATTTATTAGATGAATTAAAGAAAGGTTTTGTCTATCGAGAAGAAGACATTAAAGCAATATTGCAAGATTTATTGCCAGTATTAAAATTTATTCATGATCAAGGTGTGATTCACCGTGATATCAAACCGCAAAATATTATGCGTCGTCGCAGCGATCGCCAGTTGGTTTTAATTGATTTCGGAGCCTCAAAACAACTAACAGCGACAGTGCAAACTCGTATGGGGACGACAATTGGTTCCCATGGTTATACTGCAATTGAGCAGATGCAAGGGGGAGAAGCGTATCCTGCGAGTGATTTATATAGTTTAGGTGCAACTTGCTTTCATCTACTAGCTAATATTTCTCCCTATGAATTATGGTTAAAACAGGGTTATAGTTGGGTGAATTCTTGGCAAACATATTTAATTAAGAATGAGATACAAGTATCTGACCAATTAATTCATATTTTAGATAAATTATTAAAAATTGAACTGAAAGAACGCTATGCAACAGATGCAGAAGTAATTGCGGATTTGCAACCACCAGAAGAAGTCAAGGTAGCAACATCTGTAAAAACTGAATCAGAAGCAGCAGAGAAGCATTCTATACTGAATTACAAATATGTGACTGCTTTGGGAACATTCACCTTGATTCTCATGGGTTGGGGAATTTGGAATTTGTCTCGGAATCCTTCCCCAAATATGACATCATCAACGGAAAGGAAAGTCAATCAAGTAGTTCTAAATTCTTCTGCTAGCTTCTTTCAACCACAATCATTAAAGGGTCATAGTAGTGATGTGAATGCAGTTGTATTTACTGCTAGGGGCGATAAAATATTGAGTGCTAGTGATGATGAGAAAGTGAAAGTTTGGGATGCAGTTACAGGTAAAAAATTACAAACTTTTAATACCCATG
The Calothrix sp. 336/3 DNA segment above includes these coding regions:
- a CDS encoding serine/threonine-protein kinase, which produces MLCCLNPDCEKPDNEESQKYCQNCGTPLIPLLRGHYRILRRLSEEGGFGLTYLAEDVDRLNEVCVVKQLAPKFHGTSALKKAVELFKEEAQRLQQLGEHPQIPRLLAYFEQENHLYLVQEFIDGENLLDELKKGFVYREEDIKAILQDLLPVLKFIHDQGVIHRDIKPQNIMRRRSDRQLVLIDFGASKQLTATVQTRMGTTIGSHGYTAIEQMQGGEAYPASDLYSLGATCFHLLANISPYELWLKQGYSWVNSWQTYLIKNEIQVSDQLIHILDKLLKIELKERYATDAEVIADLQPPEEVKVATSVKTESEAAEKHSILNYKYVTALGTFTLILMGWGIWNLSRNPSPNMTSSTERKVNQVVLNSSASFFQPQSLKGHSSDVNAVVFTARGDKILSASDDEKVKVWDAVTGKKLQTFNTHVKATNYLYALAVSPNGEYVATGGYDDSISLWNMSTGQKIKTLTGHSGDIASLAFSPDGNFLASGSLDETIKIWDVNTGNNLQTLAANTGSIYTLAFHPTNSDILASGSKDKTIRLWNVKSGKLMQTLRGHSDIVSSLAFSPDGQAIASASKDKTIKIWNVTKGEVSRTIAQHSARVNTVIFLRGENSLMLASGSHDETIRFWDANTGAEIKLIKGDNSGRIHAIAASPDGKILVSGGSAGNTLNLWQMKF